tgggatctagttccctgactggagattgaaccctggttttccatattgggagtgcagagtcccagccactgggccactagggaagtccccctgtGTGTCTTCTGAGTCTTTAATGTGAGAGATTTCTGCGGATTTAGGAAAGTGCTTGGGAAATCATTTGATTGATTccaaaatgctaaataaataaaccaagttaaaagtaatttttttatgAAATCGCTACAGGATATACCCATATACCAGCTAGGCAAGACCAGTGCAACTCCTCATAGGGAATTCGATCTAATAAAGGATATGGGGGACTTCTTTGTTGgtacagtagttaagaatctgcctgccaatgaagggaacacgggttcgatccctggtctgggaagattccacctgtctcggagcagctaagcacatgtgccacaactactgaagcccgtgcacccagagcccatgctccgcaacaagggaagccatcgcaatgaggaGCCCATATACCGCaagaaagagtagcccctgcttacttcaactagagaaagcccgctcgcagcaatgaagacccagcacaaccaaaaataaatacattaaaacaaaaaatcaggACATGTGCACATTTTAACATGCTGGATGTGATGCTAGTGAGGCTGGGGTCAggtgtgtgtgcttaattgcAGCTGATATGATAGGCAAGGTGACTTGGGGAAGGAAGTCAGAGTAGAATATAGCTCCTAGAAGCCCcacctaggttcaaatcccatcTCTATGCACTTTGGGCTTTGTGGTGTCTAGCAAGTGACTTTagccttctgggcctcagtttctttctcttataATAGGAGCATGACAGCATCTGCCTCAGGGGGGTTTGTAAAAATGATATAttactttagattttttttttctccctgatttACCGTATTCGTTTCACCAAATATTAAATCTTTGTACCATACCTAGTCCTGTGCTAGGCTATGCCTGGGTCCATAGTGGTGATGAAGCCCTGTCCCTGCCCCCGGGTCTCAGAGTTCAGTGGGGCGTGGGACAGACCCATCCCCACACAGTGATGACCCAGAGTGGACAGGGCTGGGATGGAGGTGCTTGACCCAacctgggaaggcttcctggagggctTCAAGAGGGCTTCCTGAAGGAAGGGACATCAAAGCTGAGACGTGGAGACTGGGGATTGTGTCAGTCTTTTCTGGTTTCTAGCCCATGCCCTCTTTCAAATCCCTCTTCGTTATCCGTTCAAAATGTAGTAAGATCTACCACCTGCATGGTGATGAGTCAACCCATGAAAAATGAAGCTCATGATTACACAGGGCGTACTGAGTCTTTGCCAGCCTGTGGACCTATGTCCGCCTGTCCCTTCGGCTTGGGCTTTTTCACCATCCTCCAGGACCATCTCTACAGTATGACTGGGTAGGCATCAGGGAACCAGTCCCCCAAGTCTGAGCACCTTGCGATCTGAGAACCAACTGTGTGGCCACAGGGACTTTGCCACCTCCCAGTCTCTGAATCTATACACCCCAGTCCTCCCTTGCCCTGGGAAGGATCCTTACGTGGCCTTCAGAAGAACTTCTCTGTGTTCGACGGTGCTAACGACTCGCTGTGCTGTCTTCACGACTTGACCAAACCACGTTACTCCTCTGATGATGGGAAGGAATTTGCTAGGGCCTGCGGCCACCTGGGCTGGGGCTGGCAGTGCCCAGAAGAGGAGCAAGGGTGCAAACATTTCCATAACGGGAGCCCTTTAGGATGAGATTCCAGGGATGGGAAAGGAGATCCTTGACTGTGGTTCTGGGTGTCGTGGCATTAGAATGCAGCGGAGGGTACCAGAGCGACCAGATCGTTTTTACCATGCTGGTAATTGCCTTACTCTCAGCACTAGACTCGTTCCCCGCTCTTTCTAGGCGTGGTAAAAGCAAACTAGCCAATCCCGAAGGATCTAGAGTGATTACGTCATCAGTTGCTAGTGCTCCTCTGGGCAGATTGCCATCCACTGGACCAACCTTTAGAGAGCCCTGAGACCCGCCCAGGGCGGGTGGAGATGCGGGGGCACTTGGTGGAGAATATGAGATCCAGGGCACAGAATGGGCCCCAGAGCTCTCAAGGGTCCTCTAAGCCTGTGCCGGGGCCCGTGCTAGCTTCAGTCTTCCAAATCTCAAATTCTCAGTGTCCCATTCCACTTTTACCGCCCCAAACCATGAAGAGAGCCCCCAATACGACCAAGAGGGACAGAACGAGCTTTGTGGTGGGGTGGGTCCGGAGGGGCACTCTGAAGGTTCCTTTCTGGGCACTGAGGAGAGCACGGGGCCTTATTGATGCTGGGGGTGTggaggggtagggggtgggggtcaggtgAGTCTCCCTTCCCTTAAGCCCTCACCTGACCATCTGCCTCCCTGTGCCCACCCACCTCCTCCACTTCCACCCctccttggtggtggtgggatCAAGTAGGGCACAAGCCTGAAGCCTCAGGCCCAAAGCATTTTGTTGTTCAGCACCTGCGCCTCTAAATTTCCCTGACTAGTAGGGACCTCAAGCTGCTATagtcccttcccaacccaggggacaGCCTTCCCCCTCTCTCTGTGGTCATCTTCCCTCAGGGGTCTCTCCTCCCAGCCTTgggtgggcgggggcgggggcgggggcggggagtgggTTCTCTCAGGAACACTCAATAACTCACTAACTTAggactttcctgggggtccactggctaagactccgtgctcctagtgcagggggcctgggttcgatgcctggtcagggaactagatctcacatgctgcaactgaaagacCTGGCACAacgaaataataaataattattaaaaaaaccgACAAACCCAACTCACTAAGTCAATTCACACTGTGTCCCCAGGCCATCTCTACCATCCCCTCTCCCTTCTTAGCCAGCCTCTTCAGCTAAAATGACTCTTCCTCCCAGGGTCTGGGGTCCTACAGTCTGCCGCCACACACCTGCACCTTTATCACATCCAATGTCACTTTCAGACTAGCCTTCCTATTCCCCCATCTTTTTGCATCTGGGAgactcccccaaacttccctggATGCTCCTCTGGGATTTTAATTTCAATGCCCCCAGTGTTTTTTGGAGAGAGGTCTTAATTTTTTTGCCACGtattgcaggatcttagttcccaaccagggattgcacccagggccatggcagtgaaagcacggagtcctaaccactggcccgccagggaattctctagagAGAGGTCTTTGCAACCTGTCAAAGGTACAAAACCTCAGCTGCAAGACTCCCGATGTGTGCCCCTCCAAGAGATCCACCAGGAACTCCCTTCTCTCTGTTCCCCGGCTGTCCAAGCCTCCAGGGCCCCTGTAAACACTCCATCTGCCCTTATGCACCCTCGGCTACTCAGAAGACAAGCACCACCCCCTTCCCTTCCACTACATCAATCCCCCCGCCCCGGGGCTCCCGTCCAAGGCGTCCCCCCTCTTCCGCCCAGCTGTCTTTGACTGCCAGTGAACCCTGGCAGCTGGGAGAGGGTGGCCCTGGCCCCAGACTCCAGGTTGGCTGGCCTCGTGCCCCCACACCCACGTGTCAGCCTTGGGGCGAAGTGGGGTAGTTGTGAAAGCGAGGCACAGACACTGCCGTGGCAGGATTGCAACAGCCCTCTGGCCAGCTCTGTGCTGCCAATCCCTGTCGGGGGGCCCCATCTATTTCCTCTCTGAGCCCCCAGTGCTCCCCACATGTCCACCCAAatgcccctgctccccaccccatcccgcgAGCACCAACCACTGCAGTCTGCCTGCCTCATCCTCACCTCGGCTATCCGAGTTTCTGTTTACACATGGGGCAACTGAGGCGCAGCCAAGAACATTCAGTGGCTCAGTGAGAGGCTAAGGGTCCTCCCCTTCTTTGTCCCTCAGCTTTTCCCTCCCCTTCCCGGATTCAGGCTGTCCCTCTGGATTCCTGCTGGGGTCAGCCTCCACCCCCACAGCACCCCCATCAGCCTCCTTGAGGGGGATGCTGCGGTGAGGCGGGACACCCTCTGTGCTTAGCTGGCTTCATTAGGGAGAATTCAAGATTCAGGTCTTCAAGTGGACAATATGGCTGATGCCCCTGCCCTCATTGACATCTGGGGAAACAGGCTCAGGGGGCTCGGCCCCAGTCCCTGGACGCACAGTGAGTGAGTCAGCGGAGTGAACAGGAAACGTGGGTGGGACTAGACCCCCTGCCTCTGAGTCCCCAgaaaccccccccacccccactcagtCCCAAGGGTGAAGCATCTGGTGGCGGGGAGGGGCTTGACTCCATCAGGACAAACAAGGCAACTCCAGGGAAAACTCGGAGTGGAGTGCAGTGTGTTGGAGCCAAAGCAGGCAGAGGTCAGCCTGGGAGATACAAGTCCTGGCCTGTCCCCTGTGGTGGGGAACCCTACTCCCCTCCTCGGAGAATTAAGGGCGTGGGAGAGGACAGCGTTGGCACCTCCAGGCTCCAGCCAAGCTTCTCTGAGTGTAATTTCCAACCGGCTCCTCCAGCCCTAAACAGCAGGGGCGTGTTGCAGACCCTCAGTGTGCCTCTCTCTGCAGTCTGCATCCAGCACCCAGTAGGCTTGTCAGGGTAGACGAGATGCCAACCACCCGGTTGGAGGAGAGAAGGAACAAGAGGAAGGGGTGAAAGGCAGAGGGTCTATGTGCAACAAAATGGTGGCGAGGGCAAACCCAGataagggaagaaagaaatgtcACACCAGGGgcaagagagggcttcccaggtggtacagtggtacagaatctgcctgtcaatgctggaAAAACAAGAgtcgcaggtttgattcctaagtagggaagatcccctgcaagaggaaatgacaacccacttcaatattcttgcctggaaaattccatggatagaggagtctggtgggctacagtccttggagtcacagagttggacatggctgagcgcgtgtgcacatacacacacacacacacacacacacacacacacacatgggcaagagaaaccagagagtgaaaagatggaggaaaagtggaaggcagaaaaacagagacagaggcaggaaggaggaagaatcAGATCAGGCAGGAGGGAGAATAAGagtcgggggaaaaaaaaaagcctgaaaatgGCTagattgaaaaatttttttcatttttagctaCACTGGATCTTTGTTCTGGCAGAAGGGCTCcagagcatgcaggctcagtagcccatgtgggatcttagctgcccaaccagggatggaaccggtgtctcctactttgggaggcggattctttactgctggaccaccaggcaagtccagaaAATGGCTCAATATTCACAGAAGTGGTCTGAAGTCTTTTGAGTCACGAGGCAGATATTGTGAAGCCAGGCCATACGAGGCTCAGTGAGGTTGCTCTTTTTGCCCAGAATAGTCAGGGGCAACTGAAGGGTTTAACCCACTGGTGGATTTGTTCCAGAACTTTGTCTCAGCAACAAATCGGTGAGAATTAAGGAAGAGAGTGAGCAGTTGTGAGTAGAGATGGAGGAAAACGGGAAAGACTTAAAAGGGGGCttgcgtgagtgctaagtcacttcctatggaccatagcctgcgccaggcttctctgtctatggggttctccaggtaagaatactggagtgggttaccattcccttctccaggggatcttccccacccagggatcaaacccatgtctcttgagtctcctgcactgcagatggcttctttaccactaagtcaccggGCAACTCTAAAAGGggacagaaggaaagagacacaAAGAAAACAGGCACACACAGGCTCAAGGGGCAGGACAGTGTGCTGTGTAGTcagcaaggggaaaaaatgtgaaacTGAGGCTTGAGCTGTGACAAATCATACACGGACGCCCAGCAGCTGCCATGAAActtgagaaatctttattaaGCTAGGGCCCACCAGGAGGACAGCTGGGGCAGCGGCAGGGCCTCCTGCAGGCTGGGGGCACCAGAGACTCGGGGTGGGAGTAGGGGGGCCCCCCAGGGCGATGCCCAGGCGCTCAATGATTCTCACTGGGCggagaggtggggctggggcgCAGAGCCAACTGCACCTTCTCCACCAGCCCAGCCCACTGGCGCTGCATGTCTTCCACCAGGGGCTCGAACCAGCTCCTGAGGCGGGCCTGGAATGCCTCGGCCTGCAGGCGCATCTGGTTGCCCTGCTCCTCGACCTTGGCGTGCACCTCCTCTAGCTGCTGGCGTATCTTATCCAGGCGGTCCTGGGCCCGGACGCCCACCTCCTCCAGGCGCCCGTGCAGCTTCTGGCGCCAGGCCTCGGCACGCTCCAGCAGCGGCTGGCCGGCCAGGGTGCTCAGGGTGGCTGCCCGCGATTGGCCCTGCTCCACCAGGGGCCCGAAGCGCTCGCGGATGGCGCTCAAGCTGCGCTCGGCACCCTCGCTGGCCCCAGCTTGGTAGACGGCCAGGCGCTTCTTCAGGTCGTCAGCGTCGCGGAGCAGCCGCTTGCGCAGCTTGCGCAGGTGGGAGGCCATGCGGGCCCGCAGCTCCTCGGTGGACTGGCCCAGCATGGCCTGCACCTCGCTTCGGTACTGTGCCAGGCGGTTCCGCAAGTCCTCCATGTCGGAGCCTAGCCGGGCCTGGGCTGCCTGCAGCTCCTTGGACACGCGGGCCTGTGTCTCCTGGGCCATGGGGCCTAGCTGTCCCTCCAGCTCCTCCTTGTAGGCCTTCACCTCCTTCATGGTCTCCTCCATCAGCGCCCTGGGGGCCAAGAGGGCAGGAATGGAGAGAAGAGGTAGGGATCCTGAGCTAGGGTGATGGAGGGAGAGATGAAGAGGAAGGTGCCAGACAGGAAACGCCGAAGAACAGGATCAGAGAGAGGGAAAGCCAGGAgctcaaggagaaaagaaagcaagaaatgaGCAGAGACTagacccgcccccgcccccccccccccccaggtgttggtgatggggACGGAAAGAATCCCAGATCAGGGGAAACTGGGGCCCCGAACACACTGCCCACCGGAGGGATCAGGGGCCAGGGCGGAGGCACTCACGTCAGTTCCTGAATGACCTGGGTGTTGAGCAGCTCCTCCTGCACCTGGTCAGACAGGGTCTGCACCCAGCGCAGGTAATCCCAGAAGCGGCCCAGCGCCTGCTCCCAAGGCTGGCTGTCCTTCCCCCGGGGCTGCTGGGTAGTCAGGGGCTCCTCGGGCCCCAGCTCTCCCTCCATATCCGCCTGGCATCCTGCACACAGCAAGTTCACCGCGGTCAGGGTCCTCTGCCCGCTCCAAGCACACAGTACCCGGTACAGAGGAGATGCTCcacagaggctggtgggcttctTTTAGAgcactggggggtggggagggggtggagagacGCCCAGCCTGTTTAATCACTTGACAAGCATGGATTGTGTGTGGTCCACGCTGGGGCAATAGAGAATAAAACAGCCTCAGATAGAGAATAATCACCGCTGACACTTAGCTGCTCCTCACTACCTGCCTGACAGCAGTGCGCTAGAAACTTTCATTTTaaggatggggaaactgaagctcgGAGAAAGTAAAACTGCAGCTCAGAACCACGGAATGTCGGAGAGACCTCAGACCTGGGGAGATAGACCAGCAGAACAGAGGATCCACGGACGACAGACGGGAGGAGGGCAAGCTGAggatgggagggggtggggcaaaGAACCTGGGCAAGCCCCGCCCCCATACCTGCCAGAAGCGCGACCACCACGGCAACCCACAGAACCTTCATCTTCTGGCTTGCGATTGGCCAACCTGAAGGAGGAGAAATTGTCACTCATCCCGGGGTGGGGGGACCCCCTCCCCCTCAGAGCCCCGCCCCATCCGGTCTTAGCCTTCAAAGCCTCGCTCCCAGCAACATCCTAATTCAATTCCAAATATTTACCCAGCGACCCCTTCATTGTCTATTTCATTCCTTCATTGTCTTCTCTTATCTCCCCATCCCCAGGTCTGCCGCCGCCTAAATTCCATCCCTCTCCCAGGGTTCGGATTCCActcacccctccctcccctccatcccgGAGTTCCCGGAGAGCCCCGGCTGGACTTTCTAAAGTTCCGACCTCGCATTCCTCACTGTATCTTCCCATTCTCAGCTCCAACTCTAAAAGCTGTCTTCCGCGTATTCGCAAATCTAATCCTCACTTAGAAGTCCTTCAATCCACGCTTCAGCTACGTGCCGCCGCCCCTGACCCTCCCCTTACCGATCTTAGGACGATTGTGGGCacccagtaggtgctcaataaacggCAGTAACAGTGGGTTTTCGCTATCTCTCATCTGGTTTTTCCTGCAGGTCCAGCTGCTCCCGTGAACCCACCTTCCTGTCCAAACGGAATGcgcctgctccccacccctctaggtccaGTCCCCTGCCTCTGGTCTCCTCTGCTCAAGCTTTTGTCCTGGTCCGGGCGGCGTCGGACCGTCACCTCGTCCACCTCTCCCGCAGCCCGTCCCCCCCAGAAGCCCTTGAGCTGGTCTCCGTGCCCCTCAGCTTTGCCTCTCACCGCGTTCTTCGCCTCCAGAAACCGCGTCCTTCGCCTCCGGGGTTGAGTAGGGACTCACGGATCCCAGATTCGTCCAATTATAGGGCTCCCCCCTGGCCCGCCCACTCCTCCTGAGCTGGGGCAAGCTGGGCCAGCCCCCTCAGGTCACGAGGTGGGCTGTCCTCCCCCTTCACACACAgcaaggaggggagggggtggggcttgGAGACCTGGCAGCCCCCAGTCCCAGCCCCCGGGAAAAGATGACTTCTCACCCAGTAACTCAGGCGGCTTCCTCCATTCTGGGGGGTGGGTAAGCTGGTGAGGGCTGGGACAGTGGGCATGGAAGGGGCTGGAACAGGCCACTGCCCACAGTACCCATCTCCTGCCCCTCTTTTCCAGCGGATGGATGAATAGAATTTGGGGAAAGGACTGGGGGCCTGAAATCCCTGGTTAGAGGAAGGAGGGGGTTGGGACTCTGGgtagggagggggaagggagctgGCTGGCCCAGATAGAAATGGGATAGGAGTTCTGGGGACAGTGTAAGGTATCTTCTAAAAGCTCAGGCTTTGAGAGTGCAATCTGGACTTTAACATGATCTCCCTCTTGGGCTGTTACCTTGGGCACAGGACACTGCCTCTCTTGAGCCCCCTTCCCCAGTTGAGACCTGAAAATCCAGCATTTCTCCCCAACTGTGTATTGTTCCTTCAGTGGGGCTTGAAGCATGGGTGTTGCCTGCTTAGGACTGTGGACTCCAGAACCAAACTGCTCAGGCCTGAATCCAGGCTCTGCCAGTtgtcagctgtgtgaccctgagccaACGACCTAGCCTCTCTGAACATCCAGTTTCTTGGTCCACACAACGAGGAAAAGAGTTGCACTTAACACCGTCATTCGGTGAAGCAACAGGCTACTGTGTGTACTGAGAACAAGTAGGGTTAGCTGGCAAACAGTGGCCCCATGCTGGACTTCACTTGTGTGCCGGGCCACAGTGAACActcctgtccctccctcccttgcaGCCCTGTTCACGAACCCCAGCTGTTTAACAGATGGGCATCCTGAATTGAGAGTGTTGTAGCCACTGCTCTCTGCTCTCCGGGaagcaaactcactcagaaggacaacgcaaatagtggagtgcagtttattacaccggcggacccaaggcagagtctcctcttagtcAAGGACCTGGCCAGTTTTTGTGACAatcttatataccctaagtgtacgtgctcaAACCCTCCTCCCTGAACTCCTCGAAACTAGCCTGGATAATGTAAAGGGGCTAAATCATGATTCATATATTAGTCCAGACAGCTAATTAGGCTCACATATATCAATAGGTTTTGTGCAGATAACAATTTGTTTTGCTCTGGGGTAGATTAGTATATTCTTTTCGGCGACAGAAAGTCCGGGTACAAGTCCTGGAGTCCCTTTATCCAGGGGTTCTGTTTTTCAGTTGGAATGTTGTTTCTATAGATTCCGGGCACATAGCTCAAAGTCCATTGGGAGAACACTCAGGCATGTAGTCCAAAGTTTACAAGAAGTCTAAAACGGGGTCCCGCAGCCAAGATGGAGTCCGCTTTGCCCACTTTCGTCTTTCATTCCTCTCTCTTGATGCTCCTAACTCTCAGTAGAAGCATTGCTCATAGGAATATATTGTATCCTAGGCCTCCTAATGCTGATCTGGGGAAGTGAGGTTAGTCTCTGGGGTACAAAGTTAACAACACATTGTAAAATGCAAGGTCCACATAACAGAACTATTAAAATGACTATAATAACAGTGAGCACAGTTTTCCACCAATCACCCTTTACCCAAGATAGGACCAAGGTCCAGAAGGGAATATTTTCATCTGACATTGCTTTTACTTGGTCCTTCATGTCACCCAAAGCAGTCGTTACATTGCCAGATAAATCAGGAATGTATACACAACGTTCAGCCTTAAGTACGGCACAGGTTCCATACACAACATTCAACCTTAAGTATGGCACAGGTTCCTCCCTGCGCGGCAGTGAGTATGTCTAATGCCATTCTATACTTGATTTTTGTTGTCTTGCTTGATGCAAAAAAATCCCATAGGCATATCACCCCTCCGTAGAGGTGGTACCCGCCATGGGAGCCCGTCCATCACAGATAGAGGCATGGCACTGGACTGGCCCAACAGCCTTGTGCCCCTCTTTAGAACAAATCCCAAATACCTCACCTCCTCCTTGCAGATCCGAGCCTTCTTTTTCGAGACCCGGTAACCAGCCTCCATCAGCAGTCTCAGCGAGGCCTTGGTTCCTTCCCAGCAATCATCCTTGTTCTCAGCGGCCAGGAGCAGATCGTCCACATATTGCAGCAGCCAACAACCAAACTTTTCTGGCTGAAATGCACCTAAGTGCAAAACCAGGGCTACTTCAAAAATGGAGAATTTATAAACCCTCACGGGAGGTGGGTCCAGGTTAGTTGTTGTTTGGCGCCCCCTGTTGGGTCTTCCCACTCGAAAGCAAAAATTGGTGGTGATACCTGGGCTAGGTGTATACAGAAAAAGGCATCTTTTAAGCCCAGACAAGTACAGAACTTTTGCACTTGGAGGGAGGAGGCTGAGTAAGGTATATGGGTTTGGGACTGTGGGGTGCAGAGTCATGGCAGCTTGGCTGACCAGCCTTAAATCTTGTGTTGGCCTATAGTCCTGTCCCCCTTCCTTTTTAACTGGCAGGATTGGTGTGTTTCATTCTGATTGGCATTCAATCAGGATACCGGCCTGTTTCAGTCTATTCATATGTGGCAGTATGCCGAGACGAGCCTCCAGGGGCAATGGATACTGGCGTTTTCTAACCAGGGTGGCCCGGGGCTTAAGTTCTATTATTATTGGAGCGTGGTGTTTGGCGAGCCCAGGGGGGTTTCCTTCTGCCCAGACCTCGGGCAGTTGTTGAGCCAGTGTTTCCTCCCGGCCATTCATCCCCTCTCCCATTCATCTTGTAGGGTAACTGAGAGGGAGAGTAAGTAAGTAGCTGGGCCCATGTGCAAAGTAGGGCGTTCGTGGGGGGGAAAGGTCACTTGTGACCCCAGGTGAGAGAGTAGATCTCTTCCAAATAGAGGTACCGGGCATTCAGGGATATATAAGAACTCATGAGTCACTTGGTGCCCTCCTCTGCCATCTGGCACTTTCGGGGCTTACAGAATTGTTTAATCATTTCCTTTCCAGATATTCCAGTTATGGCAATGGCCTTTTTCGAGCGAGGTGCCATGGGTTCAGTTACTACTGACAATCCTGCTCCGGTATCCACCATGAAGTCAGTGAGTCGGTCCCCTACTTTTAACGTTACCACGGGCTGTTGCGGACCTGTGTCTCTGAGCCCCGGCATCCCTATTTGGTCTCTAGTCCGTCAAGGCCTCCCACTGTACTGGTTGATTCCCGGTTTTTAGTGGTTTTAGGacatttgtttttccagtagccaaaCCCTTGGCACCAGGCACACTGATTGGGCTGTAGCGTGGGCCTAAGCTTTCGTGGCGGTCTCCTGAGGGAGTGGTCTCATCTCCAGGAGGGAGGGGCTTTCGTGGGCAGCCCAGCAGGCCTTCCCAAGGCCGCGGCTAGCACTGCAAATCTCTGGTCTGCTCTCTTAGTGTCCTCCCTCCgtcttttttcagtttctttcttggCTTCCACATCTCTGTTTCTGAATACTTTCTTTGCAATTTCAATTAGTTGGGAGCTGGACATTGATAATACTCCATCCAGCTTCTGGAGCTTTCTTTTAATATCAGGATAAGCCTGTGACACAAATGCTGAGTTTATAACGATGTGGGAGCTCCTGGCCTCGGGGTCGATCAGCGTACAGAGTCTATAAGCCTCACA
The nucleotide sequence above comes from Bos indicus x Bos taurus breed Angus x Brahman F1 hybrid chromosome 18, Bos_hybrid_MaternalHap_v2.0, whole genome shotgun sequence. Encoded proteins:
- the APOE gene encoding apolipoprotein E isoform X1 — protein: MRDSENPLLLPFIEHLLGAHNRPKIGWPIASQKMKVLWVAVVVALLAGCQADMEGELGPEEPLTTQQPRGKDSQPWEQALGRFWDYLRWVQTLSDQVQEELLNTQVIQELTALMEETMKEVKAYKEELEGQLGPMAQETQARVSKELQAAQARLGSDMEDLRNRLAQYRSEVQAMLGQSTEELRARMASHLRKLRKRLLRDADDLKKRLAVYQAGASEGAERSLSAIRERFGPLVEQGQSRAATLSTLAGQPLLERAEAWRQKLHGRLEEVGVRAQDRLDKIRQQLEEVHAKVEEQGNQMRLQAEAFQARLRSWFEPLVEDMQRQWAGLVEKVQLALRPSPTSPPSENH
- the APOE gene encoding apolipoprotein E isoform X2, whose protein sequence is MKVLWVAVVVALLAGCQADMEGELGPEEPLTTQQPRGKDSQPWEQALGRFWDYLRWVQTLSDQVQEELLNTQVIQELTALMEETMKEVKAYKEELEGQLGPMAQETQARVSKELQAAQARLGSDMEDLRNRLAQYRSEVQAMLGQSTEELRARMASHLRKLRKRLLRDADDLKKRLAVYQAGASEGAERSLSAIRERFGPLVEQGQSRAATLSTLAGQPLLERAEAWRQKLHGRLEEVGVRAQDRLDKIRQQLEEVHAKVEEQGNQMRLQAEAFQARLRSWFEPLVEDMQRQWAGLVEKVQLALRPSPTSPPSENH